A genomic segment from Candidatus Atribacteria bacterium ADurb.Bin276 encodes:
- the rbsC_27 gene encoding Ribose transport system permease protein RbsC: MMDKNHLTKNEQKERVLLPSYQPGNLVRLVLLKGGSLIGLIGLSAFFALSSQHFLTISNVLNIFRQVSVVLIAACAQTMVIISAGIDLSVGPLIALGGSVGAVAMSYWGWDFLSGAFLGVVIAMLAGFTNGILIAKGKIPDFIGTLGMLGAFRGVALLITDGLPVPSHFTATALKGYLPPALVWLGAGDIFQIPAPMIIALIMIGITWFILMRTSFGRSIYAVGGNKEAARASGINVEWTKIWVYGLSGLYCGIGGLVLTGRMNSANALMAEGIELQTIAAVVIGGTNLFGGQGTIFGTFIGAILMGVLANGLNLLNVEPFWQRVINGIIIVSVVIFDQWRRRKLIS, encoded by the coding sequence ATGATGGATAAGAATCATTTGACCAAGAATGAACAAAAAGAGAGAGTTTTATTACCATCTTACCAACCTGGGAATCTGGTACGTCTGGTTCTCCTAAAGGGTGGTTCTTTAATCGGCTTGATTGGCTTAAGTGCTTTTTTTGCCTTATCATCTCAACATTTTCTTACTATCAGTAATGTGCTTAATATTTTCCGTCAGGTTTCCGTCGTTTTAATAGCCGCCTGTGCCCAAACCATGGTGATCATTTCTGCCGGTATTGACCTTTCGGTAGGACCTCTGATAGCTCTGGGAGGAAGCGTCGGTGCGGTCGCCATGAGTTACTGGGGATGGGATTTTCTTTCTGGTGCTTTTTTGGGTGTTGTCATTGCCATGCTAGCGGGTTTTACCAATGGAATTTTAATCGCCAAAGGAAAAATCCCCGATTTCATCGGTACCTTAGGTATGCTTGGTGCTTTCCGGGGTGTGGCTTTATTGATTACCGATGGATTGCCGGTTCCCTCTCACTTCACTGCAACTGCTTTGAAAGGATACCTTCCTCCAGCACTAGTTTGGTTGGGAGCCGGTGACATCTTCCAAATCCCGGCACCGATGATCATCGCTCTTATTATGATAGGAATCACCTGGTTTATATTGATGCGAACCAGTTTCGGCCGCTCTATCTATGCGGTTGGCGGCAACAAGGAAGCTGCCCGTGCTTCGGGCATTAACGTCGAATGGACCAAAATTTGGGTGTATGGCCTATCCGGTCTCTATTGTGGAATTGGTGGATTAGTTCTCACCGGACGGATGAACTCCGCGAATGCTTTGATGGCTGAAGGTATCGAGCTTCAGACCATTGCTGCAGTTGTCATTGGAGGAACCAATCTGTTTGGCGGCCAGGGAACTATATTTGGAACTTTTATCGGTGCCATTCTGATGGGAGTGCTGGCAAACGGCTTAAATCTTCTTAATGTTGAACCCTTCTGGCAACGGGTCATCAACGGAATCATCATTGTCTCCGTGGTAATCTTTGATCAATGGAGAAGAAGAAAACTCATTTCGTAA
- the msrAB gene encoding Peptide methionine sulfoxide reductase MsrA/MsrB, with protein MKGLLFALLIILPFIFGSYTLAQESNQNPSKLEKATLAGGCFWCLESAMEKLEGVIEAISGYTGGHTENPTYEQVSSGTTGHYEAVEVTFDPKKITYREILDAFWKSINPTDPFGQFVDQGSQYRTAIFYHNQEQKTIAEQSKEDLKKSGKFNDPIVTEILPVLVFYPAEEYHQGYYKKSNNRYEVYRSFSGRDQFQEKYWKDDENVTENQDKFANYQKPTPDELRKKLTPLQYEVTQENATEMPFNNEFWDNKKEGIYVDIVSGEPLFSSLDKFESGTGWPSFTQPLIPENIAENTDSSHLMKRTEVRSKYADSHLGHVFDDGPLPTGRRYCINSAALRFIPKEDLEKEGYGEFIKLFEK; from the coding sequence ATGAAAGGGCTCCTGTTTGCATTACTTATCATTTTGCCCTTTATTTTTGGAAGTTATACATTAGCACAAGAATCAAATCAGAATCCCTCGAAACTGGAAAAAGCTACCCTGGCAGGTGGTTGTTTCTGGTGTTTGGAGAGTGCCATGGAAAAACTGGAGGGAGTCATCGAAGCCATCTCTGGCTATACCGGAGGCCATACCGAAAATCCCACTTATGAGCAAGTCAGTTCGGGAACCACCGGCCATTATGAAGCGGTTGAGGTTACTTTTGATCCAAAAAAAATAACCTATCGGGAAATCTTGGACGCCTTCTGGAAAAGTATCAATCCGACCGATCCCTTTGGTCAATTCGTTGATCAGGGTTCACAATACCGAACTGCCATTTTCTACCACAACCAAGAACAGAAAACTATCGCCGAGCAGTCAAAAGAAGATTTAAAAAAGTCGGGAAAATTCAATGATCCCATTGTAACCGAGATTCTCCCGGTTTTAGTTTTCTACCCGGCCGAAGAATATCATCAGGGTTACTACAAAAAGTCCAATAATCGCTACGAAGTCTACCGTTCATTTTCCGGACGGGATCAATTTCAAGAAAAATACTGGAAGGATGATGAAAACGTGACCGAAAATCAAGATAAATTCGCTAATTACCAAAAGCCAACTCCCGATGAGCTTCGGAAAAAACTTACTCCTCTTCAATATGAGGTCACTCAGGAAAATGCTACCGAAATGCCGTTCAACAATGAATTCTGGGACAACAAAAAAGAAGGCATTTACGTGGATATCGTTTCCGGCGAACCACTCTTCAGCTCTCTCGATAAGTTTGAATCCGGAACCGGTTGGCCGAGTTTCACTCAGCCTCTTATTCCAGAGAATATTGCAGAAAATACCGACAGCAGCCACTTAATGAAGCGAACTGAAGTCCGCAGCAAATATGCCGATTCTCACCTTGGGCACGTTTTTGATGACGGACCTCTGCCAACCGGACGTCGTTATTGTATCAACTCAGCCGCTTTGCGCTTTATACCCAAAGAGGATTTAGAAAAAGAAGGGTACGGAGAATTCATCAAGCTCTTCGAGAAGTAA